The Pseudanabaena galeata CCNP1313 genome includes a region encoding these proteins:
- a CDS encoding AI-2E family transporter, producing the protein MEDPKSNNNRMWKHINNAQIVRYLLMFAIAWAIAQVLAYFSTVLIIFIFAAILAFLLNYPVKFISRFMSRSIAVLVVFLIALLVIGGLTATLGLAVIAQAQQLIAQAPKLLESMIAQLQIIQSFMENQNIKVDFSTFEGQLREQAIDVIGKGLTTLQDVLFNVLDIILIGVISFFMLSDGKRLWRLIMKIFPAHVRHDVTKAIQMNFLGFFWGRLLLSGFFGISTFVVLIVLNTPYPLVLASVAGAFDLIPGIGATIGISLICLIILPQGIFLSLKILVGCIILQQIEENLLMPRIMKGSININPVIMFFALLVGARVAGLIGVFLSIPITGVIISILDVDEMRGEITKKNPS; encoded by the coding sequence ATGGAAGATCCCAAAAGCAACAACAATCGGATGTGGAAACACATCAATAATGCCCAAATCGTTCGTTACTTGTTAATGTTCGCTATTGCTTGGGCGATCGCACAGGTATTGGCATATTTTTCAACAGTTTTAATCATCTTTATTTTTGCCGCCATTCTCGCATTTTTATTGAATTATCCAGTTAAATTTATATCGAGGTTTATGTCGCGATCAATAGCGGTATTGGTTGTATTCTTAATTGCTTTGCTAGTCATCGGTGGCTTAACGGCTACATTAGGATTGGCAGTCATTGCTCAAGCACAGCAACTAATTGCACAGGCTCCCAAACTTTTGGAATCGATGATCGCCCAGTTGCAAATAATCCAATCCTTTATGGAGAATCAAAATATTAAAGTTGATTTCAGCACCTTTGAGGGACAACTTCGCGAACAAGCTATAGATGTTATTGGTAAAGGTTTGACTACCTTACAAGATGTGCTGTTTAACGTACTAGATATAATTTTGATTGGGGTGATTAGCTTTTTTATGTTGTCGGATGGCAAAAGATTATGGCGTCTAATTATGAAAATATTTCCAGCGCATGTCCGCCATGATGTAACCAAAGCGATTCAAATGAATTTTCTGGGTTTCTTTTGGGGAAGACTGCTGTTGTCGGGTTTCTTTGGGATCTCTACATTTGTGGTATTGATTGTACTAAACACTCCCTATCCACTAGTTTTAGCATCTGTTGCTGGTGCATTTGACCTAATTCCTGGGATTGGTGCAACGATAGGAATTAGTTTGATTTGTTTAATTATTTTGCCTCAAGGAATTTTCCTTAGTTTGAAGATTTTAGTGGGTTGCATTATCTTGCAGCAAATAGAAGAGAACTTACTCATGCCGCGAATTATGAAAGGTTCCATTAACATTAATCCCGTGATTATGTTCTTCGCGCTCTTAGTGGGGGCGCGAGTGGCTGGATTGATTGGGGTTTTTCTATCCATCCCCATCACAGGTGTGATCATTAGCATCCTTGATGTTGATGAAATGCGTGGAGAAATAACTAAAAAAAATCCTAGTTAA